ATTACCTGATATATAGATGACACTTGATATTTGTCAGGTCAAGTCAATTGACAAATGTTCATACATATTATCGTATTAACCATCTATCTGCATTACATATGTGAATCGATTTGCATTCATCTATAGAATGAAAAGACGCCACCTCAAGCACGAACATTTCTTACTCAGAGATACTGCGCCCTCTGCTGTTCAAATGCGTCTTCAGTGTCTTCCCTCAACATCTCCTTGGGTTTCCATAGGCAGAGCTgggctgtttttgtgttttacctcctatgtgtgtgtgtgtgtgtatgtgtgtgtgtgtgtgtgtgtgtgtgtgtgtgtgtgtgtgtgtgtgtgtgtgtatgtgcagtgtgtgtgtgtgtgtgtgtgtgtgtgtgtgtgtgtgtgtgtgtgtgtagtgtgtgtgtgtgtctgcgtgtatatgtttttgtgtgctcgCCTGGCGACACAAGTAGACATGCTGCAGGCCTCtcttgtacacacaaacaagcagctACACTCCCTTCCTTGTGTGCAGCTGtggctgggtgggggtgggagagagagagagagagagagagagagagagagagagagagaaatagagagagagagagagagagagagagagagagagaaatagagagagagagagagagagagagagagagatgacacaaGACGCACAGTGAAGGAGCCCAGTGTCTGAGTCAGCGCTGGCTTCTGGTAAAGCTCAGCTCCAGCCTGGCCAGGCAGCAGAGAGGCAGATCCGTGGGATTGAAAGCAGcaccccactcccacccacctccacccaccccactcccacccacctcaaccaccccactcccacccccctccaccccccgactgccctctgtgtctgtggcgtTCTCAAACGGTTCCTAGGGGCATGACGACAGAAAGACAGTCTCCAAATCACCTTGAGCCTCATGCACCCCAGTGTAGACACAGTGGTGATTGGTGTGCCAGGGATATCTGGATCAAGACATCTGGTAACACACAACAGACCTGGGATGGTGTGTTTAGATGTCACCACAGTCATCCCGGCCATGCAGGACCATGGAGTTCTTCAAATTCACTCAACAGGCTCTACCACAACAGCAACTAAAAACAGTTGCCACCAGTAGCTGACTGGTCATATTGTACATCCAAGTACAATccaccagaggtgtaaaaagtactgaaatgttgtactcaagtaaaagtacaattactttgatgacattttacttaagtacaagtaaaattacccatctaaaaatctactcaagtaaaagtaaaaagtagttcatttaaaatgtactttaagtaaaagttacttagttactttccacaacttgatgggggccgctcctatatagtgcaaaaaatgacaaggggtcataaatccaatacaaaaactagttattttttattaaaggagaatctttagaaatataagtgcaatgacattaaacatgtcaaacattaaacatgtcaacacaacatttaagaacttttgggaggacatgtcaagacatgacagctaaaataaaaagttaaaataccgctgccccacttaaactttggttactttacttgtgtccacctttagagcattagtctacaaacttcttgttgagtttgagcagcagctgatataagatgagtagagttcatccgggctagctttgcattgaacagcaatccagcacagctgaagagtcgctcgcaggcggccgaggcaggtaggccagtattggatttcagggacagttttttgatattctgaaaggcgttcagcagatccatattgactgagacacaggctaggtacccttctaactcccctgtaccttctgaccttctggacttcattgaggaaaataaatcatcttcatctgatgaatgttgtccaacttgctccagcctccaacatccggtcaaggtgttgtctgacatagactagacctgtagaatgacaaacaacatttctgacaattaagtattgagctgccatcaagattcaagagtgcatcataacacagaaatggctataaatagctacttgagatgacagacctacagtatacagaattatagcattattttctatttctacatgcatcacaattcataatcctcaattcttgctaaccgggaccccttagcatgaacatgaaagacgtgcacgttgcaaagccaccacttatcgttatcaatatctgactaaacatcgtgataaattgcagataacgacacgcaggaaacgatggtgtgcgcattcacattgttctgtttcaaggcatgggaggcagccaaatgattagcctaatatcagtttatgtggtgtattgctgatgactgatctgcagtttttaacacaatatgagagactgaacataataattctatgacctgaaacgaatggaagacaggaatggtattattagtctattggatgaccgctgccgacgttagcatactcaggtcggttgcaagtgctagccaaaattaggctactacctactagtgccatgaaacgcatattttgcttaatggagcaaagctaactaaatgacaaaaacgctgtctgaactactaatggaaagggacaaatactgtacttaccaacacatgcttgcgcagatttgaagatgaatttgtataagcagaaagttctgactgacggattaggcacagtttacacagcatatagctgttgcctcttttacgttggaaggcaaactgcttgctgagatgtgccacgggttttcttcatcttctttaatttcaactggcggaaagttcggtgcttcagcttgttggtggtccgcagcttgttggtagtccgcactatcatcttcctccatatctatctctcgtgactcggcaccgtactggcgccttgcatcgactccatcatccactctatgcagcatccaccactgcagtgagcattgtggtgcgcgattcctgccttgaactatgttttttttttactcagtaacggatgtaatttccaatgtagcgaagtacaatacttcagtcaaaatctacttaagtaaaagtaaaattaccgatttaaaaaactacttaaaaattacaaagtacacaaaaaaactactcaattacagtaacgtgagtaaaagtaattagttactttacacctctgcaatCCACATTTATAGACCCAAAGGACATGGTCAAGTCAAATATTTCACTCAGCACATGTAAAAACAGACTGCAAAAAGATGACTTGGCATGTTCGGGAAGTAGTTAAGAGGATGTTAAACAGAACAAGGGAAAGGCACACATTGAAACGGGGAACCAGGCACACAACAGTAAGATGAATATTACTGTTATGGGCCAAATAGGTGATGATTTCCTGACAGAGCCATTACTTTGATTTTTTGCGTGCTGCGATCCCTGTTTTCTCTGAGACATCAGACATCTATCGGCAGGGCTCAGATCAACACTGACTGAAACAGACCGCTCTTCCCTCTACGTTATATGCCAGTCAGTCACTGCTTCCTCCTTACGTCCTGTGAACGCCCGttaaaccacacaaaaacatctTGGAGCTGCTGCTCTGGCTAAACAGAGAAATCCCCTTTGTACTTCATACCTCCGTCTCCGGAATCACTTGTGAATCCCACATCTTCAGTTGCTTGATGGCATCTGTTGGTTCTTCCACTCCTTATGTGACACATTCAGGACTTCTCACAGAACCTCATATACACGAACATGACATGGACATAATTTACCGGGCAATCACTACCCTTCCAgtaagaaaataaaactgcttGGATGGGATTCATTAGTAACAGTGGACGGATAACGGCATGGCTCTGTGATCAGGTGGAGCTGAAAGGTCAAAGGGCAGAACAGAGTAACAGAGTGAGGAGCAGGATGTGTTGGAATGACAGGAAGTTCATCTAGCTCTAGAGTTtcatttctctatttctgaGGTGGGGGGTCCTTAAATATCTCACTCACAGGAAACATTTGACTGACTGGGACCGGGTTGAATGTGTCAGACACTGAGTTTAATTTGTGAATTCAAAGTGATATTACAGAATGGTTTCCCTCCATGTTCCTGCTAAATGACCAGCTGTTCTGATTGTGGCCAGTGATCATAAGTGCTGTTCATGATGCCATGATGCGTAAGGATAAACCAGTGGTGTGAACTCTACTAAAATGTAAGATAATTGGGGAAATATAGACGTCAAGGACTGGGAAGAGGAAAAAGATATTTTCCCCCTttaatttttatctattctattAAACATAGTGATAGTTTAACTGTTATTCTTTAGGTGGACCTACAGTCTGTTTCATAATGAATTTCCAGAGTAACTTTTGGCAACACAAGGTCTTGAGAAAATACAGATGCCAAATAAGATCCTCTGATGACCTCTTCTGGTGGATGAAAGAATAGCAGAAGGCACTACCACAACACGTCATTCTTCTGTTAAACGAAAGGAATGTTCTTTCCATAAGCTGTCATGATGTCAAGCTGTCATCAGTAAGTTTGCAATTGCAATGCAATTGTGTGGACTGATGAATGAATATGATGAATATGGTCCATTCCCATGTTCAGAAATGATATTTTCACCATATGGTATTACGACGAAGAAATAACATAATACAAAGCAAAACTGTAAATTTAATAATTTGATCATTTTTATAAAGCTGTTTCAAATAATATTATAGACAAGTCATATGGATACTCATTCAGTAAATAATAATCACTACAATATTTACATCGCTCAACAAAAGACAAATAGTTTGCACTACAGCTTTTACTGCCATTATCAAAGCATTGTCCTTTTTGTATCCATCAAGACATTCATGAAATCTTTGAGTCTTGTTCATCGTGGTTTGAGTGCTGGTGAAACATACTCGTCAACCTGGTGACGGTCCGTATCTGAAGCTGCCCAAGCTTGCTGCTGCAGTGCTGTAGGTGTTTTAAAGGTGGCACACACTCGCCCCTTCAATACTGACACATAGTTATTCATCTGAAGTGGCAAAGGGCTAGATGAAGAGGTGACGGGATCCAGAAACACTCCCTACATGTTGCTGTTGAGTTTTGTCCACTCAAAAATGTCCTGCTCGCAAACAATGTCCGAGTTGATGAGCAGGTAACGGTCTCCGACGCAGAAGTGCTTCTGGCAGGCCGCACACTTGAAGCACTCCAGGTGGTAGACCTTGTCCCGCACTCGCATGGTCATCTCGAAAGCGCGGATCCGCTTATCGCACGAGGCACAGAGCCCATCCTGACCAAAGAGCCTGCAACAATAGGATAGAGTGGGGGCATGAGTGAACGCTCCAAGCAAAATTGGGCaagactttatttggatagttccGCCAACAGCGACTTTatagatggtttgttgaaattcaagttcagtctttctaattatTCACTGAGCATCACCTTCATCAAATCcaatccctaaccctaaccataaattgtagttaacagagtttcaacagatagagATCTGAGCATCTGTACATGTTCTGTAGGGGATCATCCACATAAAGTGTGATTCCCAAATTGTaagaaatattttacaaatgacTATTCTGGGTTTGATTaagttgatttgtttgtgttttccatggATTTCAAGAGGGGAAATGAAAAAAGAGTCCAGACAATAGAGTATAACTTGTTCTGGTTTTAGTGAACTGCTTCAAGTGTGATAATGTTAGGAATATTTAAGAATATTGAGTAACATAGACTCTTACATCGTAACTAAGTTCAGTGAAACAGACTAATCACCCGTCTGTCACAGCACATGTGTAATACCCCATCCCTAACATCAATCCTTACCTTTTTATGTGAACACAATGTGATgatctatgttttttttactcaatatattatattatcataaACAATAAAGTCATATCATCACCAGATTCCTCATGGCTCTGCCTTGGAATTCCTAGTCGGACATGACCTATGTTGCCATCTTCCCAAAATGAAGCACTGTCCAATCTACAACTAGTCCTAACAAGTGTTTTGAACTACAAGATAGCTTTCATACTAACAGTGTATATTTGTTCAggtcattatcattattattaaacAATCAACAACCCATTGGTCAACAAGGGGAAATGCATAGAGGCTTACAACTAGGATTAGGAGTATATGGTCAAGCTATGGTCAACCTTTGTCAACTATTTGTTGACAGGAAGTAAAGTCTTAGGCTTAGTTGGCAAGCATGCGTTAAATGTATTGATACTGAACTGCCACTACATTTAGTGGGCCATAAAAATCAAGTGTTAACCAAAAGCTCTTGCTTCTTTTGAAATATATCACACGTGTACAGAACACAAAGCATTTCAGAAGAATGCAGCCGTGAGAAGACTTCAAATAAAGAGACATAAGATGTAACTACCTCAGGTAGTCTCGACGGCACAGCTTGCGTCCGAGTTTGTAGTAAAGCCTCCGGCCAACTTCGCCCAGGCGGCATCCACACAGGTCACAGCTCAGGCAGTCCTCGTGCCAGTACTGTTCTATCGCCTTCAGGAAGAAACGGTCGCCAATGCTCTGCTGGCAGCCACCGCAATTCAGCAGTGATGGTGGCATCTGGAGGACCTCATCCACGGGCTCCCTTAGAAAATGAAGCCACAGTGTGAACGAGGAAACCACAACAGAATTACTGAGTCCCTGCTATACCTGAGTTAGAGTGTTAAATTCAAGCTAATCATGTTTCCCCCCCTATATTTGCATCAAAGTGCTCAAGAGTTCTCTCAAGCTTCTTACTGCATGAAACATGAGCacagttcatttcattttacGGAAGTTCAGTCTTCTGCTGCGTCAGACTAATTTAAATATTTCAGGCTACTGTGggatatgatttttttttttaaagtgtcaaAGTGAAAAATACTGTTGAGATAGACAAAGAGATATgacaaatagattaaacagtttGATCAAGCACCAACACAACTACATACATGAAAGAGTTCCGTGTATATTGCTGTTCTTGTTACTCTCTTTATGTTTTAAACATACAGTATTCATTTGTCAGAGGCTTTTCTTCTAGTTGTGTTGCCGCATGTCATTTCAGCCaagtttattttatatttattattattttatagcAGGTGGTCCAATATTCTGTACTGAAGTAACAGCCACAGAATGTGCTGTGGAAAATTGGAAGCTGAGGTTCACACACAATATGTGAAACATTGTAGGCTGCTAGTGGCTGTACATTTTCAAATTCTCTGACTTCGTTGAGAGACAACCTCCTAGACAGT
Above is a genomic segment from Clupea harengus chromosome 3, Ch_v2.0.2, whole genome shotgun sequence containing:
- the lmo2 gene encoding rhombotin-2, with the protein product MLWRKHFGMSSTIERKTLEANEEPVDEVLQMPPSLLNCGGCQQSIGDRFFLKAIEQYWHEDCLSCDLCGCRLGEVGRRLYYKLGRKLCRRDYLRLFGQDGLCASCDKRIRAFEMTMRVRDKVYHLECFKCAACQKHFCVGDRYLLINSDIVCEQDIFEWTKLNSNM